One Oncorhynchus kisutch isolate 150728-3 linkage group LG11, Okis_V2, whole genome shotgun sequence genomic region harbors:
- the LOC109899471 gene encoding transcription factor Sox-17-alpha-A has product MSSPDAGYASDDQNQARCAISIMMPGMGHCHWADPLSPLGDTKEKSESSSGNQNRGKNEPRIRRPMNAFMVWAKDERKRLAQQNPDLHNAELSKMLGKSWKALPVSEKRPFVEEAERLRVQHMQDHPNYKYRPRRRKQAKRIKRLDSGFLVHSMSNQQSTSLGGEGRVCMESMGYHHEHGYQVSPQSLGHYREAQALGGASYESYCLPTPDTSPLDAVETDSMFFHSHSQEECHMMPVYAYHSQGAEYPPQDPHSNHHANPMLHRHHSSPTEQQQASQAGPMPPTFNQLAMYYSQHCSPSHPKRHPGHGAGQLSPPPDSQPHPADQVEQMHPSELIGEVDRSEFEQYLSSSRPGDMTGLSYGVHEANMQGPESLISSVLSDASTVYYCNYNNS; this is encoded by the exons ATGAGTAGTCCCGATGCGGGTTACGCCAGTGACGATCAGAACCAGGCTAGGTGCGCGATCTCAATCATGATGCCTGGAATGGGACACTGTCACTGGGCAGACCCCCTGAGCCCTCTCGGGGACACCAAAGAGAAGAGCGAGTCCAGCTCCGGGAACCAGAACCGTGGGAAGAATGAGCCGAGGATCCGGAGACCCATGAATGCGTTCATGGTGTGGGCGAAGGATGAGCGCAAGCGGCTGGCACAACAAAATCCAGACCTGCACAATGCGGAGTTGAGCAAAATGTTGG GGAAGTCGTGGAAAGCCCTTCCTGTGTCGGAGAAGCGGCCGTTTGTAGAGGAGGCTGAGAGGCTTCGGGTGCAGCACATGCAGGATCACCCCAACTACAAGTACCGACCCCGGAGGAGGAAGCAGGCGAAGAGGATTAAGCGCCTGGACTCCGGGTTCCTGGTCCACAGCATGTCCAACCAGCAGAGCACCTCCCTGGGTGGGGAAGGTAGGGTGTGTATGGAGAGCATGGGTTACCACCATGAGCATGGCTACCAAGTGTCTCCTCAATCCCTCGGCCACTACCGCGAAGCCCAGGCCCTCGGAGGGGCTTCCTACGAATCCTACTGCCTGCCCACCCCCGACACATCCCCGCTGGATGCCGTGGAGACCGACTCCATGTTCTTCCACAGCCACTCTCAGGAGGAGTGCCACATGATGCCCGTGTATGCCTACCACTCTCAGGGGGCAGAGTACCCACCTCAGGACCCTCACTCCAACCACCACGCCAACCCCATGCTCCACAGACACCACTCCTCCCCCACAGAGCAGCAGCAAGCCTCCCAGGCTGGCCCCATGCCCCCCACCTTCAACCAACTGGCCATGTACTACAGCCAGCACTGCAGCCCCAGTCACCCCAAGCGACACCCAGGCCATGGGGCAGGACAGCTCTCCCCTCCCCCAGactcccaaccccacccagcaGACCAGGTGGAGCAGATGCACCCCTCAGAGCTGATAGGGGAGGTGGACCGCAGTGAGTTTGAGCAGTACCTGAGCTCCTCCAGACCTGGAGACATGACAGGCCTGTCTTATGGGGTGCATGAGGCCAACATGCAGGGACCTGAGAGCCTGATATCCTCTGTGCTCTCTGACGCCAGCACAGTGTACTACTGTAACTACAACAACTCCTAA